CTCAGGATAGGCGCAATCCAGCGAACAAATGCCTGCACAATATGATAGAGGGCAGTTTGCGCTGAGCGGCGTGCAGTACTGTCCTCTTTGGTGGTGTACTGGCGATCTTTGATGATATCCAGGTAGAAGCCACCCATTTCCACGACGCAGAAGTTATGTAACTTCTGATAGATCTGGTGGAACTGGTAGTTATCGTAAGCCGCGATAATTTCATCCTGTAGACGCGCAGCCTTATCCAGCGCCCAGCGATCCAGCGCCAGAAGTTCACTCTCCGGCAACAAATCTTTTTCTGGGTCAAACCCAGCCAGATTGGACAGGAAGAAACGAGCCGTATTGCGCAAGCGACGGTAAGAGTCCGCTGTGCGTTTCAGGATCTCATCGGAAACCGCCATTTCACCACTGAAGTCTGTGGCGGAAACCCAAAGGCGCAATACATCTGCACCCAACTTATTGATTACATCCAGTGGAGCAACGGTATTGCCGATGGACTTGGACATTTTCCGTCCCTGTGCATCTACCGTGAAACCATGGGTCAACACTTGCTTATAAGGGGCACAATCGTTGATAGCGATGGAGGTCTTCAGTGAAGACTGGAACCAGCCTCGGTGCTGATCAGAGCCCTCAAGGTACAGATCTGCCGGGAAACGCAGGCCGTTGCGGCGCTCCAGTACGGCGTAGTGAGTCACACCTGAATCGAACCAGACATCCAGGGTGTCGGTCACCTTTTGATATTGGTCTGCCTCATCTCCCAGGAGTTCCTGCGGGTCCAGGTCAAACCAAACATCCATACCCTCGGCGTCGACCTTTTCAGCCACTTTGTCCATCAAAGCGGGAGTGTCCGGGTGGATTTCATGGGTCTCTTTGTGAACAAACAAAGCGATGGGCACGCCCCAGGTGCGCTGGCGGGAAATACACCAATCCGGACTGCCATCGAGCATGGCATCGATACGAGCCTTGCCCCAACCGGGGATCCACTGAACTTCATCCGCTGCCTTCTGTGCATTCTCCAGAAGGTCATTCTGCTGCATGCTCACAAACCACTGCGGAGTCGCACGGTAAATAAGCGGCGTCTTGGTGCGCCAGCAGTGGGGGTAACTGTGCTCCATCTTACCCTGGTGCAGAAGTACTCCGCGCTCCTGTAACAGGGCCACAATTTTGTCGTCCACCTTGTAGACGTGCTCACCGGCAAACAGCGGTACCATATCGCGGTATACGCCATTGTCATCGATATAGTTCAGGGTATCGATGCCGTAGCGCTTGCCCACTTGGAAGTCATCGGGACCATGGTCCGGCGCAGTGTGTACACAGCCTGTACCTGCATCAGTGGTGACATGGTCGCCGAGGATCATCGGCAATTGCTTCTCGTAGAAAGGATGGTCTAGCTTCAGGTGCTCCAAGGCGGCACCGCGAATACGGCCTACCACTTCACCTTCGAGCCCCGCCTTCTCCAATACGGCATCCTTGAGAGCTTCGGCAACGAGCAATCGGCGCTCAGCCGTTTGCACCACAACATATTCCAGCTCAGCATTGACAGAAACCGCTTGGCTGGAAGGAAGCGTCCAGGGGGTTGTGGTCCAGATAACAACGGATAAGGGGCCTTCACCCGCGTGTCCACCTGCCGCATCGGCGATAGCCAGGGATGTCTCTTCCGTCGCCGGATAGCAAACGTAAATGGAGTAGGAGGTTTTATCCTGATACTCCACTTCCGCTTCCGCCAGGGCTGATCCGCCCACAACGCTCCAGTACACAGGCTTGAAACCCCGTGCCAAATGGCCATTTTTGACCACTCGCCCAAGCGCTCGGATGATATCGCCTTCAAATTGGAAATCCATGGTGCGGTAGGGGTTGTCCCACTCACCGAACACCCCCAGGCGAATAAAGTCTTTCTTCTGTCCGTCCACCTGCTTGGCTGCGTACTCGCGGCACTTCTGGCGGAAAGTTTTGTGATCCACCTTTGCGCCAGCCTTGCCAATCTTTTTCTCGACGCGGTGCTCAATCGGCAGGCCGTGGCAGTCCCAGCCAGGCACATAGGGAGCGTCAAAACCGCTCAGGGTTTTCGACTTGATAATAATATCTTTGAGAATCTTGTTGACCGAGTGACCTATGTGAATATCCCCGTTGGCATAGGGAGGACCGTCGTGCAGGATAAACTGCTCGCGCCCCGCCCGCGCTTCGCGGATTTTTTCGTAGAGCTTGGTTTCCTGCCACTTCTTTAAAATAGCCGGCTCGCGCTGGGGCAGATTGCCGCGCATAGGAAAGTCGGTCTCAGGCAGGTTTAAGGTCACTTTATAATCAGTCATTGGATGTCTACTTCAGCTCTAGTAGAGAATAATTCATCGTCTATACACCGGTTAGTGCCCCTTGGGGTTTTGCACAAACCAGTCTTTAGCATCGTCAATATCCTGAGCGATGCGGGCTTTGAGGATTTCCAGGGAGGCAAACTTCTCTTCATTGCGAAGTTTGTGGCAAAACTCTACTGCTAGTTCTTTCCCGTAGAGGTTGCCATCAAAATCAAACAAGTTGACTTCTAGTAGTGGCCGGGCGCCCTCTCCCTCAACTGTCGGGCGAAACCCCACATTGGCAACACCGTCAATTTCCGGCCGCCCAGGTGCGAGTTCACTTCCATTCGCGGCTTTGGTGCGAACGGTGTAAACGCCAACCAGCGGGGAGCGGTAGCGGTGCAAACGCACATTGGCTGTGGGAGCACCCAGTTGCCGGCCCAAGGCGCGGCCGGGGGCAACCCGTCCGGTAATACTGTAAGGGCGCCCGAGTAAGGCCTCGGCCAACTCAAATTCGCCCCGCTGCAAGGCTTCGCGGATGCGGGTGCTGCTCACCCGGGCTCCGCGAATCTCAAGCGTAGCTGTGTCTTCCACCGTGAATCCATTTTCGGCCCCGGCGCCCTGGAGGAATTGATAATCGCCACTGCGATCACAGCCGAAGCGGAAATCGTCTCCCACCACCAAATGGCGGATTCCAAGGCCGTCCACCAAGATACGGCGCACAAAAGCATTGGCACTCAGGTTGCGCAGTTTCTCGTTAAACTGCAGGCACAGCACCCGGTCGGCACCAGCATCAAATAGCGCCAATACCTTCTCTTTAAAGCGCATCAGACGCGCAGGCGCCCTTTCCCCAGAGAAGAACTCATGTGGCTGGGGCTCAAAGATAATCGCCACCGAGGGCAGATTGTGCTCCTGCGCGCGCTGCTTGAGCTGCGCAATAATCGCCTGGTGACCGAGGTGTACACCGTCGAACGAGCCGATTGTCGCCACGCTTCCCCGGTGGCGGGGGCGCAGGTTGTGCAACCCGCGAATTAGTTCGCGCTCCTGGGCCAAAGCGATTTTCCCATCCTCATAAAATCGAGCCGCACAGTATAGCGGATTCCCACTGGGCGGCCAGAGGCCATATTTATCCAGATATGCCCACTTAAAAAACTAACTTGTGGCGCGGAAGTGGCGGGGGCGCAATCCTGAAACCAGTAAAACGGACAGATAGGTCGCTCCCCCCGCAGCTACGATCAGCCCCATACGCCAGGCGCGGTCATACCAGGCCCATTCACTCCACTGTGACCACAGGTGCAGGGCCCCGAGCAAAATCGCAACCATCGCCAAATTCGCCAGAAGCAACCTTACCAGGTAAGTGCCCCACCCAGCCTCAGGTTTATAGACATCATCTCGACGCAGGCCTTTATAGAGGAGCCAGGCGTTAATAGCGGCCTGACAAGCCGTAGCCAGTGCCAGGCCCATATGACCGAGTTTGAAGTAGTAGTTAAGCGGTATCACAAACAGCAGGCTCAACACCATTTTGGCCGAGATAGCAATTAAGCCAAAGCGCACTGGGGTATAGGTATCCTGGCGAGCAAAATAGCCCGGCGCCAGCACTTTAATCAGCATAAACGCCAGCAGCCCCATGGCATAAGCACGCAGGGACCAGGCGGCCATTTGCATATCGCGCGGCTGCATCTGCCCATACTGAAAAAGGGTTGTCAGGAGCGGCTCAGCCAGTACCACCAAGGCTACAGAAGCGGGCAGGGAAATTAGCGTGACACTGCGCAAAGCCCAGTCGAGGGTATGACGGAACCGGCGGGGGTCTCCGTCAGTGTGCTGCCGCGACAAGCTCGGCAGAATCACCGTCGCCACCGCAACCCCAAACACCCCCAGGGGCAGCTCGGTGAGCCGGTCGGAAAAATAGAGCCAGGAAACACTGCCGCTGGGCAGGAATGAAGCCAGCAGAGTGTCCATCACCAGGCTGATCTGGGTCACTGACACCCCAAAAATCGCCGGCGCCATCAAGCGCAAAATTTTACGCACTCCTTTATGCTGCCAATCCCACTTAGGGCTAGGCAGCAAACCTTCACGAGCGAGAAAAGGCAGTTGAAACAGCAGCTGCACCACCCCCGCAACAAAAACGCCCCAAGCCAGCGCCATAATTTGCGGATCAAACCAATTGGTAGCAACAGTCGCCGCAGCAATCAAAACCAGGTTGAGCATCACCGGGGTTAGCGCCGGAATCGCAAAACGGTCGAAAGTATTGAGTATCGCCCCGGTAAATCCCGCCAGGGAAATCAGCATTAAATAGGGAAAAGTGATCTGCAACATATCGGTAGCGAGATCGAACTTCTCACGCTCACTGCCGTCCCACCACCAACCAAAAGCAAAAATACCCGTAACTAGTGGAGCGCAGAGAACACCAAACAGAGTAACCAACAACAGTACGCCGCCAAGGGCACCCGCAACCCGGTCATTTAACTCTCGCGCAGCCGCCTTACCGCCCTTTTGGCGATATTCGGCCAGTACCGGCACAAAGGCCTGGGCAAATGCGCCTTCGGCAAATAAGCGGCGGAAAAAGTTGGGAATCTTGAATGCGACAAAAAAGGCATCGGCAGCATCGCCCGCACCGGCAAAGCGGGCCAGCGCCACGTCGCGAACCAGCCCGGCCACTCGCGACAGCATAGTGGCAGCACCGACAACGGAACTGCCCCGCAGCAATCTGGAAGCACCAGATTTTTCGACTGCCTGTTCCTGAGCTGGGGATGACTGCGACAAAACTCGGACTCCTGGCGAAAGTTGAAACTTGTTGGCCGGCAAGTCTACCCCAAAACCTGGGGATATATGGGCTCCTCTACAGAGCTGAGGCCCTGCGACTGCGGGACCGCGAGCCTATACTAAGAGCGAGCTAGTCGCGCCACCCAAGGAGCTGGTGGTGCGGGGAGAGAAGGGATGACCATTAGTGCTTTGATTATTGCCCTGGTTCTGGCAATTGTGCGGTACATAGCAGCTGTTGATGGCCCCAGCCCCGTCTGTCCATCCACCCCCTGCTATAACTGCGGCCGCCCAGCCCCTTCCAGCTTCTGAGCTGGGTTTCGGAGCGAGCGCCATATTTCGCCACAATTGAGCCGCAGTTGGTCATAGCTGCGCCACGCCAGTGCCTCCTTGGAGCTTTTTAATAACACTCAAACGGGCCACAACAGAACAGGCCCAAACGAGTAAGAAAAGCCGCTAAGGAGCAGAACAATGAAAAAAGTAGTGATGGCCGTCGCCCTGGGTTCTCTGATTGCCACCGGAGCCCACGCTAAGGAACAAAACGAATCCAATTTGACTCCGGCCAAGCAGGCCTCAGTCTTTACCGGCTCTGCAATTGCCGGTGCAGCATTGGGTGGGCCCGTAGGCTTTATCGCCGGAGCACTCGGTGGAGCCTGGCTCGGAGAGCAGATCAAGCAAGCAGACGAGGCAGATATGCTGGCAACACAACTGACAGAGAGCCGTGCAGAGCTCAGCAACCTGGCACAGCAATTGGATGCGGCTCAACTGTCCGCGAACGACGCCAGCCAACTGGCCCTGGATTCACTGCAATTCCAAATGCTGTTTACCACTGGGGAGGACGAGCTTCAGGAGGGCCAAATGCACCAGCTGAGTGCCATGGCTGACTTCCTAAAGCGCCACCCCCACCTGCAAATTCACCTGGAGGGGCACGCAGATCCTCGCGGCAGTGACGGCTACAACAATGTACTGTCCGATCAACGCGCCCTGAGTGTGGAAGAGGCTTTGGTATCGCTGGGAGTTGATGCCTCAAGAATCAGCCGCAGCGCACTCGGCTCCACCTACTCCCAGGCAACCCGAGGCGATGTAGACGCCTACGCCATGGAGCGCCGCGTCGACATCCGCTTCTCCCTTCCGGAGTCCATGGCGGGAAACTTCTGAGTCTGAGTGAAAGGGGCACTGCGGACAACAAATCCGCATACCCCCTCGTCTTCAAGCCGCACTACATAAGCGTGAGTGGATCGCAAATCCACTCACGCAACTCCAAGCTGATAGAAACCCTGTTGTATTTGCGGGCGCCTTGCGCCCGCCTTTTTGCCTAACCCCTGCAACTTCGTGCATGATTCTCCGCCAGAAAGGAATTAAGTCGGGATTTGTCATGAGTGCAACCATCGCCATTGTCGAAGATGAACGCGCTATCGCAGAAAACTACCGCGATGCTCTGCGCCGCCACGGTTACCGGGTCGATTTATACAGTGCCAGAATTGAGGCCATGGATGCTTTTCGCCAGCGGCTGCCAGACCTGGCCGTGATCGATGTTGGCCTGGGCAGCGAGGTGGAGGGCGGTTTTGAGCTCTGCCGGGAATTGCGCGCTATGGCACCGAGCCTGCCAATATTATTTCTCACCGCCAGGGACTCAGAGCTGGATATTATTTCCGGGCTGCGCCTGGGGGCTGATGATTACCTCACCAAGGATATCTCCCTACCCCATATGCAGGCGCGAATTAACGCCCTACTGCGCCGCGTTAGCGTGCTGCGAGATCAAAACGATGAAGGCGAGAGCTTAACTCAGGGAAAGCTATGGCTGGATATTTCCAGGCTCCATTGCCACTGGGATGAGCAACCCGTGGACCTGACCGTGACCGAATTCTGGATTGTCCACGCCCTGGCAAAAAGGCCCGGCCACGTTAAATCCCGCAGCCAACTAATGGAAGCAGCCCGCGTGGTGCTGGATGACAACACCATCACCTCTCACGTCAAAAGAATCAGACGAAAATTCCAGGCGCTGGACACAGAATTTAATGCCATAGGAACCGCCTACGGCATGGGGTATCGCTGGCAGCTGTAAACCGCCATCAGGCGAACAATTTCAAAAATTTAAGTATGAACCTACGTCGCCAACTCTTGCTCGTCAGCCTTGTCGCACTCACCCTGCCCTGGGCCGGCTGCCAGTACCTCCGCCAGGTGGACGCCGCCCTAGCGCAAGGCCAGATCCAGGCAATCGAGGCAACTGCGGCGGCAATTGCCGCGCGCTTGGCCAGTGCCCCCCAGCTTATCGCCCCGGATCCTCAGCGCCTTTCGCGCCCACCAGGCGCTCAGCTCTACCTGAATCCCCTATCTCAAGCTCCGAGAGTCGACGGCTATGGCGATGAGTGGCGAGCACAGCAACTGGAGCCCCGAGCCCTTGAGGACGGGCAGCTATCCCCTATGGCCCAGGTGACGCTGGGGCAACTGGATAAGCAAGTCTACCTGCTTCTCACTGTTTCGGACTCAACTCCCGCCTACCGGGACCCCCGCACAGGCCTGATCGCTGGTGGTGACACCGTAGAGCTGTTTACCGCTGACCGGCACTACATCCTGCCCGTCGCCAGCCAGGGGACCGCCAACGCCTTGTGGCACAACCCGAGAGAGGGCCGCTACGAGCGCGAGCTGCGCTTAAGGGGCCGCTGGACAACTTCTGGTGCCGGTTACCAATTGGAGCTGGCTCTGCCACAAGCCCTAACCGGTGGAGCCCTCTCTATCCGTATTCACGACAGGGCAAACAGCAGTGGCTCCTCACCGACTCGCAGCGCCAGCACACTTCCGGCAGATGGTCACCCAGGACGCTTGGTAAGCCCTCTGCCAGACCTTCAAAGAGAACTCGACCACTTTGCGCGCCCTGGACTGCGCCTCGCAGTAGTGGACAGCGAGGGGTTTCTTCTTGCCAGCAACGGACAACTACAGCTGGCAGATTCCGAGAGCAATTCGTGGCTGAGAGACTGGGCTTATCGCAAATTGCTTTCCAGAGAGGATTTGCCACAGCTGCCGGAAAATAGCTTGCCTCTTCCAACGCCTGACAGCCGTGGCACCCGGGAGCAATGGTATTCAGGACCGCTGCAATCCCGAATTGGTGCGGTGAGTGTGCCCGTTATCACCCGGGTCGACGAAGTGGTTGAACGGCCACTTCTGGGGCAGGTACTCGTCCTGCAATCTGGCGAAGCGATGCAATCAGTCACCGAGGGAGCAGCCCACCGGTTGTGGTTGATCAGCTGCGCCGCGGCCGCAACCGCCCTGCTCTTCCTCTTGGGCTACGCCAGCTGGCTTTCCTGGCGCGTGCGCAAACTACACCAGGCTGCCCGCAACGCAGTAGATTCCAGCGGCAAACTGCGCGGCAACTTTCCCCATTCAAAGGCTGGCGATGAACTGGGAGACCTAAACCGGGCCTTCGCCAGCCTGCTCGCAGAACTGGACCAATATCACCAGTACCTGCGCACTCTCGCCAGTAAGTTGTCACACGAGCTACGCACACCGCTGGCAGTGGTTCGCTCATCCCTGGACAACCTCGCCGCCGGGGAGCTCGACGACCACAGCCGCCGCTATGCAGGGCGGGCTATGGATGGCAGTGCAAGGCTGTCGGGGATTCTCAACAGTCTCTCCGCAGCCAGCAATCTTGAAACCAGTATCCACCAAGCGGAGCGGGAGCCTTTCGACCTGGCAGACCTGCTTGAAGTCATGACACAGTGCTATGGCGATGCTCACAGCGAACACCGATTTACTCTGAACAAACCCACTGGGGAGCTAGCCTGCCACGGCGCACCGGAGTTATTGGCTCAATTGCTGGACAAACTGGTGGATAACGCATGTAGCTTCGCTCCCGAAGGCAGTGAAATTTGCCTGTCAGTGGCAACAAACAGAGATACCTACTTGATCACAGTGGGCAATGACGGCCCTCTGCTCCCGGAAGGTTACGCTCACAAGCTGTTCGACTCTCTCGTTTCTGTGCGCAACCAGGGCGATAATGCCGGCCACCTGGGGCTGGGACTGCATATCGCAAAACTGATCGCAGACTTCCACGGTGGCTCCTTAAAAGCCCGAAACCGCAGCGACGGCAGCGGTGTAGAGTTCAGCCTGGAGTTGCCGACCGGGTAACCGCCGTTGTGGATTGACAACATATCTGCACCGAGACGCCCGCTATGGTTGACAAACAACCAACTGTGGGGATAATGTCGCGTCCCGATCGGGCCCCAGGGCCTGTTAGTTACAGATTTATAGATTCCAGACAGGAGCAACCGGTGGCCAACTCACCTCAAGCGAAGAAACGCGCGCGCCAGAACGACAAGCGCCGCATGCACAACGCCAGTCTGCGCTCCATGGTGCGCACCTACATCAAGAAGGTAGTTGCGGCCATCGATGCCGGCGATGCGGAAAAAGCAAAAACTGCGTACGCAGAAGCAGTTCCCGTTATTGACCGTATGGCAGACAAAGGCATTATTCACAAGAATAAAGCCGCTCGTCATAAGAGCCGTCTGAACGCTCAGATCAAAGCTCTGGCCGCCTAACCCCTTAGGCAGCAGACACAAAAAAGCCCCGCATTGCGGGGCTTTTTTGTATTCGACACTTGCCAATTCAGAGCAGGATCAGGTTGTCGCGGTGAATTAATTCATCGTCATCCCGATACCCCAAAAGGTCGGCAAACTTCTCCGATGACTGTCCCAGAATCCGACCACTCTCACTACTGTCATAATTGACCAGGCCCCGCGCTATCTCGCGACCCTCAGCATTCCTGCAAGACACCAGATCCCCTCGCCTGAAACGCCCTTCAACAGCGGTAACCCCCACCGGCAACAGACTGCTACCACTCCCAGTCATAGCCGCCTCGGCACCGGCATCCACTAACAGGGTTCCGCGCACCTGCAATTGCCCCGCGAGCCAGCGCTTACGTGCCGCTAGGGGATCTGCCTCTGGCAGCAACAGGGTACCCAACTGCTCGCCGGCACAGACTTTATCTATCACCGCCTCCAGGGCGCCGCCAGCGATCACTGTGCGAGCTCCTGAGCGCGCTGCCAGCTGCGCTGCGCGCACCTTGGTGGTCATACCACCACGACCCAGACCGCTGCGGGAATCCCCCGCCATCTCCAGCAGCTTGGGATCAAGTGCAGATGCCTCACTAATTAATTCTGCTTCGGGGTTATCGCGGGGATCTTCAGTAAA
This DNA window, taken from Microbulbifer sp. VAAF005, encodes the following:
- the ileS gene encoding isoleucine--tRNA ligase — its product is MTDYKVTLNLPETDFPMRGNLPQREPAILKKWQETKLYEKIREARAGREQFILHDGPPYANGDIHIGHSVNKILKDIIIKSKTLSGFDAPYVPGWDCHGLPIEHRVEKKIGKAGAKVDHKTFRQKCREYAAKQVDGQKKDFIRLGVFGEWDNPYRTMDFQFEGDIIRALGRVVKNGHLARGFKPVYWSVVGGSALAEAEVEYQDKTSYSIYVCYPATEETSLAIADAAGGHAGEGPLSVVIWTTTPWTLPSSQAVSVNAELEYVVVQTAERRLLVAEALKDAVLEKAGLEGEVVGRIRGAALEHLKLDHPFYEKQLPMILGDHVTTDAGTGCVHTAPDHGPDDFQVGKRYGIDTLNYIDDNGVYRDMVPLFAGEHVYKVDDKIVALLQERGVLLHQGKMEHSYPHCWRTKTPLIYRATPQWFVSMQQNDLLENAQKAADEVQWIPGWGKARIDAMLDGSPDWCISRQRTWGVPIALFVHKETHEIHPDTPALMDKVAEKVDAEGMDVWFDLDPQELLGDEADQYQKVTDTLDVWFDSGVTHYAVLERRNGLRFPADLYLEGSDQHRGWFQSSLKTSIAINDCAPYKQVLTHGFTVDAQGRKMSKSIGNTVAPLDVINKLGADVLRLWVSATDFSGEMAVSDEILKRTADSYRRLRNTARFFLSNLAGFDPEKDLLPESELLALDRWALDKAARLQDEIIAAYDNYQFHQIYQKLHNFCVVEMGGFYLDIIKDRQYTTKEDSTARRSAQTALYHIVQAFVRWIAPILSFTAEELWQFIPGAKADSIFIEEWYSLPKLPADSVKGADYWAAIAEVKTAVNKVLEEQRGAGAIGGSLQAAVTLFAEDDLREKLLELEDELRFVLICSSTSVQPLSDAAGAESTELEGLKVSVSKVDHPKCARCWHYRADVGVSAEYPDICERCVENVSGEGEVRHYA
- the ribF gene encoding bifunctional riboflavin kinase/FAD synthetase, coding for MAQERELIRGLHNLRPRHRGSVATIGSFDGVHLGHQAIIAQLKQRAQEHNLPSVAIIFEPQPHEFFSGERAPARLMRFKEKVLALFDAGADRVLCLQFNEKLRNLSANAFVRRILVDGLGIRHLVVGDDFRFGCDRSGDYQFLQGAGAENGFTVEDTATLEIRGARVSSTRIREALQRGEFELAEALLGRPYSITGRVAPGRALGRQLGAPTANVRLHRYRSPLVGVYTVRTKAANGSELAPGRPEIDGVANVGFRPTVEGEGARPLLEVNLFDFDGNLYGKELAVEFCHKLRNEEKFASLEILKARIAQDIDDAKDWFVQNPKGH
- the murJ gene encoding murein biosynthesis integral membrane protein MurJ, with amino-acid sequence MSQSSPAQEQAVEKSGASRLLRGSSVVGAATMLSRVAGLVRDVALARFAGAGDAADAFFVAFKIPNFFRRLFAEGAFAQAFVPVLAEYRQKGGKAAARELNDRVAGALGGVLLLVTLFGVLCAPLVTGIFAFGWWWDGSEREKFDLATDMLQITFPYLMLISLAGFTGAILNTFDRFAIPALTPVMLNLVLIAAATVATNWFDPQIMALAWGVFVAGVVQLLFQLPFLAREGLLPSPKWDWQHKGVRKILRLMAPAIFGVSVTQISLVMDTLLASFLPSGSVSWLYFSDRLTELPLGVFGVAVATVILPSLSRQHTDGDPRRFRHTLDWALRSVTLISLPASVALVVLAEPLLTTLFQYGQMQPRDMQMAAWSLRAYAMGLLAFMLIKVLAPGYFARQDTYTPVRFGLIAISAKMVLSLLFVIPLNYYFKLGHMGLALATACQAAINAWLLYKGLRRDDVYKPEAGWGTYLVRLLLANLAMVAILLGALHLWSQWSEWAWYDRAWRMGLIVAAGGATYLSVLLVSGLRPRHFRATS
- a CDS encoding OmpA family protein produces the protein MKKVVMAVALGSLIATGAHAKEQNESNLTPAKQASVFTGSAIAGAALGGPVGFIAGALGGAWLGEQIKQADEADMLATQLTESRAELSNLAQQLDAAQLSANDASQLALDSLQFQMLFTTGEDELQEGQMHQLSAMADFLKRHPHLQIHLEGHADPRGSDGYNNVLSDQRALSVEEALVSLGVDASRISRSALGSTYSQATRGDVDAYAMERRVDIRFSLPESMAGNF
- the pdsR gene encoding proteobacterial dedicated sortase system response regulator — translated: MSATIAIVEDERAIAENYRDALRRHGYRVDLYSARIEAMDAFRQRLPDLAVIDVGLGSEVEGGFELCRELRAMAPSLPILFLTARDSELDIISGLRLGADDYLTKDISLPHMQARINALLRRVSVLRDQNDEGESLTQGKLWLDISRLHCHWDEQPVDLTVTEFWIVHALAKRPGHVKSRSQLMEAARVVLDDNTITSHVKRIRRKFQALDTEFNAIGTAYGMGYRWQL
- a CDS encoding ATP-binding protein, which encodes MNLRRQLLLVSLVALTLPWAGCQYLRQVDAALAQGQIQAIEATAAAIAARLASAPQLIAPDPQRLSRPPGAQLYLNPLSQAPRVDGYGDEWRAQQLEPRALEDGQLSPMAQVTLGQLDKQVYLLLTVSDSTPAYRDPRTGLIAGGDTVELFTADRHYILPVASQGTANALWHNPREGRYERELRLRGRWTTSGAGYQLELALPQALTGGALSIRIHDRANSSGSSPTRSASTLPADGHPGRLVSPLPDLQRELDHFARPGLRLAVVDSEGFLLASNGQLQLADSESNSWLRDWAYRKLLSREDLPQLPENSLPLPTPDSRGTREQWYSGPLQSRIGAVSVPVITRVDEVVERPLLGQVLVLQSGEAMQSVTEGAAHRLWLISCAAAATALLFLLGYASWLSWRVRKLHQAARNAVDSSGKLRGNFPHSKAGDELGDLNRAFASLLAELDQYHQYLRTLASKLSHELRTPLAVVRSSLDNLAAGELDDHSRRYAGRAMDGSARLSGILNSLSAASNLETSIHQAEREPFDLADLLEVMTQCYGDAHSEHRFTLNKPTGELACHGAPELLAQLLDKLVDNACSFAPEGSEICLSVATNRDTYLITVGNDGPLLPEGYAHKLFDSLVSVRNQGDNAGHLGLGLHIAKLIADFHGGSLKARNRSDGSGVEFSLELPTG
- the rpsT gene encoding 30S ribosomal protein S20 gives rise to the protein MANSPQAKKRARQNDKRRMHNASLRSMVRTYIKKVVAAIDAGDAEKAKTAYAEAVPVIDRMADKGIIHKNKAARHKSRLNAQIKALAA
- the proB gene encoding glutamate 5-kinase, yielding MDSATVSRQALTKAQRWVVKIGSALLTDNGRGVNTAAISAWVAQMADLRRRGIEVVLVSSGAVAAGMDRLGWCRRPESIHQLQAAAAVGQSHLVQVYEQAFGCFDIRSAQILLDHDDLSNRTRYLNARSTLRTLLSLGAVPIVNENDTVVTDEIRFGDNDTLAALVANLVEADALLILTDADGLFTEDPRDNPEAELISEASALDPKLLEMAGDSRSGLGRGGMTTKVRAAQLAARSGARTVIAGGALEAVIDKVCAGEQLGTLLLPEADPLAARKRWLAGQLQVRGTLLVDAGAEAAMTGSGSSLLPVGVTAVEGRFRRGDLVSCRNAEGREIARGLVNYDSSESGRILGQSSEKFADLLGYRDDDELIHRDNLILL